In one Parafrankia discariae genomic region, the following are encoded:
- a CDS encoding SDR family NAD(P)-dependent oxidoreductase yields DRDEATTVLTALAGLFVHGVAVDWAALLAGAGAGRRAGSGGAAHPVVLPTYAFQRQRYWLDSRLPTPMVAGAVAGDPVEADFWATVERSDLAGLAERLGVEAAALEITLPALASWRERRRVDATVDGWRYRVSWKPLSDPGPAVLTGTWLVLGDDTVGLTPLLTAAGAEVVAVPVEPGVDRATLAERLRTLDDAVAAGVGPGAGPVTGVLCLAALDDRRPADTLLADTLLADTLTVVQALGDAGLDAPSWLDVPLWFVTRGAVWTGRTDRAVSVRQAQVWGLGRVVGLEHPGRWGGLLDLPEPGGAAKPGGPAKSAGGAKPDGFDRRTAERLVAVLAGLPGGEDQVALRGGGILLRRLVAAPATGESLWHPRGTVLITGGTGGLGAQVARWVAAHGARRVVLASRRGSAAPGADTLVAELSALGVRVDVAACELADRAAVAALLAGAAVDGDLSAVVHAAGVAEDAPLAVADADHLDRVVTGKVAGAEHLDELLADTPLDAFVVFSSISGVWGSGGQAAYAAANAALDALVHRRRAAGRAGTAVAWGPWAEVGMAAGADVAGELRRRGLVTLAPQAALAALARTVGADEGAVSVVDVRWPEFLPPFTAARPRPLFAAMQAALAAAEHGPHGPAGAHTGHLAGRLAGASRAERERMVLELVREAVAGVLGHPSTAEVEPGRAFKELGFDSLTAVELRTRLAAETGLSLPATVAFDHPDAERLARHVLAMLAATDDPGSAPDAPAGPGTAGESADPVVEDGLAALDGDDLRELLASIPIGRLRTSGLLAPLVGLARAAAGSARPAPDGQLEMTGQLEAAGRPEAAGQPAEIDGMGVDDLVRLALGGDGS; encoded by the coding sequence GACCGCGACGAGGCGACCACTGTTCTGACCGCCCTGGCGGGACTGTTCGTCCACGGTGTCGCCGTCGACTGGGCGGCGCTTCTTGCGGGGGCTGGCGCTGGTCGTAGGGCTGGTTCGGGTGGGGCTGCCCATCCGGTGGTGTTGCCGACGTACGCGTTTCAGCGGCAGCGGTACTGGCTGGACAGCCGGCTACCGACGCCGATGGTCGCCGGTGCGGTGGCCGGTGATCCGGTCGAGGCGGATTTCTGGGCGACGGTCGAGCGTTCCGACCTGGCCGGCCTGGCCGAGCGGCTTGGTGTCGAAGCCGCCGCGTTGGAGATCACGCTGCCGGCGTTGGCGTCGTGGCGGGAACGTCGCCGGGTCGATGCGACGGTGGATGGCTGGCGTTACCGGGTGAGCTGGAAGCCGCTGTCCGACCCGGGGCCCGCGGTGCTGACTGGAACCTGGCTGGTCCTGGGCGACGACACGGTGGGGCTGACGCCGCTGCTGACAGCCGCGGGCGCGGAGGTCGTCGCCGTCCCGGTCGAGCCCGGTGTCGACCGGGCGACCCTGGCCGAAAGACTGCGCACGCTCGATGACGCCGTCGCTGCCGGCGTGGGCCCGGGGGCCGGACCGGTCACCGGTGTGCTCTGCCTGGCGGCGCTGGACGACCGGCGGCCCGCGGACACGCTCCTCGCCGACACGCTCCTCGCGGACACGCTCACGGTGGTGCAGGCGCTCGGCGACGCCGGGCTCGATGCGCCGTCCTGGCTGGATGTGCCGCTCTGGTTCGTCACCCGAGGCGCGGTGTGGACCGGGCGTACCGATCGTGCGGTCAGTGTTCGGCAGGCGCAGGTATGGGGTCTCGGCCGGGTGGTCGGCCTGGAGCATCCCGGCCGGTGGGGCGGGCTGCTCGACCTGCCGGAACCGGGCGGCGCGGCGAAGCCGGGCGGACCGGCGAAATCGGCTGGCGGGGCGAAGCCGGACGGGTTCGACCGGCGGACCGCCGAGCGGCTCGTGGCGGTGCTCGCGGGCCTGCCCGGCGGCGAGGACCAGGTCGCGCTCCGCGGCGGCGGGATCCTGCTGCGCCGGCTCGTCGCCGCACCGGCCACGGGCGAGAGTCTTTGGCACCCTCGCGGAACGGTGCTGATCACCGGCGGGACGGGTGGTCTCGGCGCCCAGGTGGCCCGCTGGGTGGCGGCGCACGGCGCGCGGCGGGTCGTGCTGGCCAGCCGGCGCGGATCGGCCGCCCCCGGGGCGGACACGCTGGTCGCGGAGCTGTCCGCGCTCGGCGTGCGGGTCGACGTCGCCGCCTGCGAGCTGGCTGACCGTGCCGCGGTCGCCGCGCTGCTGGCCGGCGCGGCCGTGGACGGCGACCTGTCCGCGGTCGTCCACGCCGCGGGCGTCGCCGAGGACGCGCCCCTGGCGGTCGCGGACGCCGACCACCTGGACCGGGTGGTCACCGGCAAGGTCGCCGGCGCCGAGCACCTCGACGAGCTGCTCGCCGACACCCCACTCGACGCCTTCGTCGTCTTCTCCTCCATCTCCGGTGTCTGGGGCAGCGGCGGGCAGGCCGCGTACGCCGCCGCGAACGCCGCCCTGGACGCGCTCGTCCACCGCCGCCGCGCCGCCGGCCGCGCGGGCACCGCCGTCGCGTGGGGCCCGTGGGCCGAGGTGGGCATGGCGGCCGGCGCCGACGTCGCCGGGGAGCTGCGCCGCCGCGGCCTGGTCACGCTCGCCCCGCAGGCGGCCCTTGCCGCGCTAGCCCGGACGGTCGGCGCCGACGAGGGCGCGGTGAGCGTCGTCGACGTCCGCTGGCCCGAGTTCCTGCCGCCGTTCACCGCGGCCCGGCCGCGTCCGCTGTTCGCGGCGATGCAGGCGGCGCTCGCGGCAGCCGAGCACGGGCCGCACGGGCCGGCCGGCGCCCACACCGGACATCTCGCCGGACGGCTTGCCGGGGCCTCGCGGGCGGAGCGGGAGCGGATGGTCCTCGAGCTGGTCCGCGAGGCGGTGGCTGGTGTGCTGGGCCACCCGTCGACGGCCGAGGTCGAGCCCGGCCGGGCCTTCAAGGAGCTCGGGTTCGACTCGCTGACCGCGGTGGAGCTGCGCACCCGGCTGGCCGCGGAGACGGGGCTGAGTCTGCCGGCCACGGTGGCCTTCGACCATCCGGACGCCGAACGCCTGGCCCGGCACGTGCTCGCCATGCTCGCGGCGACCGACGATCCCGGCTCCGCACCGGATGCTCCCGCCGGCCCGGGCACGGCGGGCGAGTCGGCCGACCCGGTTGTCGAGGACGGCCTGGCTGCTCTCGACGGGGATGACCTGCGGGAGCTGCTGGCGTCCATCCCGATCGGGCGGCTGCGGACGTCCGGGCTGTTGGCGCCGCTCGTGGGCCTGGCTCGAGCCGCCGCCGGCAGCGCCCGGCCGGCACCGGACGGGCAGCTGGAGATGACCGGGCAGCTGGAAGCGGCCGGGCGGCCCGAGGCGGCCGGGCAGCCGGCGGAGATCGACGGCATGGGGGTCGACGACCTCGTCCGGCTCGCCCTCGGCGGCGACGGGTCCTGA